A stretch of the Nicotiana tabacum cultivar K326 chromosome 6, ASM71507v2, whole genome shotgun sequence genome encodes the following:
- the LOC107781839 gene encoding uncharacterized protein LOC107781839: MLTRGLLFACVLLLVTFITSSKAQDISQCIPSSCGHISEIKFPFRLRTDPEHCGRHGYELDCQNNQTVFNYKSRIFYVQEINYRSYSIRLLDPGLKDQRENCTVFPNHRASYDAMTSQIFEWVRVNNDINYVNCRAPINSSQYIPTSFCSKNTTSFSYLVIREILQASDLVGGCRVETVAWSSAPGISSNKSSTLTSTHQGLAYGFELSWKRNLLCRNCDPSRGGECTIEENSDRATCRYWCKEDIHVSKLTFRCKVEYYSVFVLFFGGIGIGGVLVLRFLLGIPILIAAVLWQCKRRNLHTSSNEQNC; encoded by the exons ATGTTGACAAGAGGGCTGCTTTTCGCTTGTGTTTTGTTACTTGTGACATTCATAACCAGTTCTAAAGCGCAGGATATTTCTCAATGTATCCCTTCTTCCTGCGGCCAtatttcagaaataaaatttcCCTTCCGATTGAGGACTGATCCTGAGCATTGTGGTAGACACGGATATGAGCTCGATTGCCAGAACAACCAAACCGTGTTCAATTATAAGTCCAGAATTTTCTACGTACAGGAAATTAACTACAGAAGCTACTCAATAAGGCTACTTGATCCCGGCCTAAAAGATCAGAGAGAAAATTGCACAGTTTTTCCAAATCACAGGGCAAGTTATGATGCCATGACTAGCCAAATCTTTGAATGGGTTCGCGTTAACAATGATATCAACTATGTCAACTGTCGAGCTCCTATCAACTCGTCACAGTATATTCCTACAAGTTTTTGTAGCAAAAATACAACGAGTTTTAGCTACCTTGTCATAAGAGAAATATTGCAAGCTTCGGATTTGGTTGGCGGCTGCAGAGTTGAAACTGTTGCATGGTCCTCTGCTCCTGGCATTTCATCAAACAAGTCGTCTACGTTAACAAGCACACATCAAGGCCTGGCGTATGGGTTTGAGCTCTCTTGGAAGCGTAATCTGTTATGTAGAAATTGCGACCCGAGTCGTGGCGGCGAGTGCACTATTGAAGAAAACAGCGACAGAGCTACTTGCCGTTATTGGTGCAAAGAGGACATTCACGTTTCGAAACTTACGTTCCGATGCAAAGTCGAGTACTATTCTG TTTTTGTATTGTTCTTTGGCGGTATAGGAATAG GTGGAGTTTTGGTGCTGAGATTTCTACTGGGAATTCCGATCTTGATTGCAGCAGTGCTGTGGCAGTGCAAAAGACGGAATTTGCATACATCCTCCAATGAACAGAACTGTTAG
- the LOC107781838 gene encoding rust resistance kinase Lr10 yields the protein MRMTQILIHLFLHLIFLGVALGQVITIQDQCLPTRCGDFGPVIRFPFRLKNRQPTNCGYPGFELSCTKDNVSQFMLQFPLQASIKNIVIPISANVSVQEIDYNSQTIRLSELNASCLPRQISNINSSASLFTFDPNSYGGFTLFNCSSNKEYSTSSDRINCLSGPHYDVLAFRSYYSISQFPSSCTKMYNISDVPNEVLFGRPEYSPTQIYLHWSEPFCGNCEADGKYCKLKSNGSGSETECADIPSKGPSKKVIVASVLGSVFAFALIILVVYKIVKLKIKKEDQKRIERFLEDYKALRPTRYSYADIKKITEQFKYKLGQGGYGKVYKGKLTNEILVAIKVLNNFKGDGEDFINEVGSIGRIHHVNVVRLVGYCADGYRRALVYEYLQNDTLQKIISSGNGRGSSLCWEKMQQIAVGIAKGIEYLHQGCNQRIVHFDIKPHNILLDQDFNPKVADFGLAKLCSKEQSAVSMTAARGTIGYIAPEVFSRNYGNVSYKADIYSFGMLLLDMIGGRKKFDAANEENSSSQIYYPEWMYKQLEKGEEIEIQIDNEDDSSIIKKLAIVGLWCIQWYPADRPSMKVVIQMLEGEGCPIMPPNPFGSLNSPNKRTTAEGSQFSSELGSSFETGTSSN from the exons ATGAGAATGACCCAAATCCTAATTCACTTGTTTCTGCATCTAATATTCTTGGGAGTAGCTCTAGGACAAGTAATAACAATCCAAGATCAATGCTTGCCAACAAGATGTGGCGATTTCGGTCCAGTAATTCGATTCCCTTTTCGCCTTAAAAATCGTCAGCCAACCAACTGTGGCTACCCTGGTTTTGAACTGTCTTGTACCAAAGACAATGTTAGTCAATTCATGCTCCAGTTTCCATTGCAGGCATCTATCAAGAACATTGTCATTCCAATATCAGCCAATGTTTCTGTTCAGGAAATTGATTACAACTCACAGACAATAAGATTATCAGAACTCAATGCTTCGTGTCTTCCCAGGCAAATTTCAAACATAAACTCGTCTGCTTCGCTGTTTACTTTTGATCCGAACTCATATGGTGGCTTCACTTTATTCAATTGTTCCTCAAATAAGGAGTACTCAACGTCTTCTGATCGGATCAACTGCCTTAGCGGCCCTCATTATGACGTTCTTGCCTTTCGATCTTACTATAGTATCTCTCAGTTTCCATCTTCGTGTACAAAGATGTACAATATTTCAGATGTTCCAAACGAGGTACTTTTTGGGCGACCAGAATATAGTCCCACCCAGATTTATTTGCATTGGTCCGAACCATTTTGTGGAAATTGTGAAGCTGATGGAAAGTACTGCAAGTTGAAATCCAATGGTTCAGGCAGTGAAACTGAATGCGCTGACATTCCTAGCAAAG GGCCGTCAAAGAAAGTTATTGTCGCAAGTGTACTAGGTAGTGTGTTTGCCTTCGCGTTAATCATTTTAGTAGTGTACAAAATAGTCaaattgaaaataaagaaagaggaTCAGAAAAGGATTGAGAGATTTTTAGAGGATTATAAAGCTCTCAGACCTACAAGATACAGTTATGCAGATATTAAGAAGATAACAGAGCAATTCAAGTATAAACTAGGTCAAGGAGGCTATGGAAAAGTATACAAAGGGAAGCTAACCAATGAAATTCTTGTTGCAATTAAGGTCCTTAACAATTTCAAGGGCGACGGCGAAGACTTCATTAATGAAGTGGGAAGCATAGGTAGAATTCATCATGTGAATGTTGTGCGCTTAGTTGGATATTGTGCTGATGGATATAGACGCGCTCTTGTGTACGAATATTTACAAAATGACACGCTTCAAAAGATCATATCGTCAGGGAACGGGAGAGGTTCATCACTATGTTGGGAGAAAATGCAACAAATAGCTGTAGGAATCGCCAAAGGTATCGAGTATTTGCATCAGGGGTGCAACCAACGAATTGTACATTTTGATATTAAACCTCATAACATCTTGCTAGACCAAGATTTCAATCCAAAAGTTGCGGATTTTGGTCTGGCAAAGTTGTGCTCAAAGGAGCAAAGTGCTGTGTCAATGACAGCTGCTCGAGGCACCATTGGCTATATTGCCCCTGAAGTGTTCTCCAGGAACTATGGAAATGTGTCGTACAAAGCAGATATCTATAGTTTTGGAAtgctgttgcttgatatgattgGTGGAAGGAAGAAATTTGATGCTGCAAATGAGGAGAACAGCAGTAGTCAGATTTACTACCCCGAGTGGATGTACAAACAACTGGAGAAAGGAGAAGAAATAGAAATCCAAATTGACAATGAAGATGACAGCAGCATAATCAAGAAACTAGCAATTGTAGGACTTTGGTGCATTCAATGGTATCCAGCGGATAGGCCATCAATGAAAGTTGTGATTCAAATGCTAGAAGGAGAAGGCTGTCCCATCATGCCACCTAATCCTTTCGGCTCTCTGAATTCGCCAAACAAGAGGACAACTGCAGAAGGAAGCCAATTCAGCAGTGAGCTCGGAAGCAGTTTTGAAACTGGTACAAGTTCGAATTGA